In Lactuca sativa cultivar Salinas chromosome 5, Lsat_Salinas_v11, whole genome shotgun sequence, the DNA window ACCTTTTCTTGAATTCATCTTCTCCCTCTTCTGTTTGACATCCCATGGGTTTGTCAAGTTTCCGGAATGATTTTTCATCAGTTAGGTCAAGATTTTCGCTTTCATAATCCGATAGAACCCAAGGGAAGACAGGATACTGGGTAAGATCACTGTACCCACGACCCGCGAGTGTGTTGAGATGCATCAAGTACTGGAAATTACTAATTTCTCCATTCTGCCATCTCTTGCAGAAAGATTTTGCCATAATCTTGAAAGCACTTTCTTGTTTTGCTACTCCTGATATCGTTGTGTCCAACCTATCAAGTAAAACAAATGTTATCAATGATTGTAAAAAAGATGAtgagataaaaaataaaaaataaaaaaaaaaaaaaaaaaaaaaaaaaaaacttacatgcTGTTCCTGGGAAGATTCATGGCAGACAAGTTTTTATAAACTTCTTCCCtttcctttttatgaaaaaccAGAAGATCATTACATCCATCCATGCTGAATATCTCAACAGCAACAGGACGAAGCTGGTAATCACGTTTCAAGATTTCATGAACACTGTTAAGCTTCCACATTCGCCACAAATGAGGCACATTCCCACTGTTTGTCACTTTCTCCTTCCCCCATGCTCCACCATTGTAGGCCCATGCCCTacccccagtatgtgctttaacAGCCCATGAAGAAGTCAGCTTTGACTGGGAGTCCATACTAACAGAGAAATCCTTTGTTACACCTAAAGCCTGATCAATAACCGAAAGCTCATCTTCACATTCTTTCTCACAGATGCAACCTGACTTATCGATGTAGAAATTCTCTATCACATACAAACAAAGCTCCCCGATAAGAAAGATCCCATCATGTTTATCAAGACCCACAACTCTTTCACAATTGTATCTGAATTTTATTTTTTCTGTGTGTTCAAGATAAGGCCGGATTAAATACTCCCCGTTGTTGCTCGATTCTTTATCCACTTTATCTTCCGTTCCTTTAACCTCATCAAATCTCATTGAAGCAGACTTCTTAGGAGAACTCACAACCGATTTTTCTTGAATGCTCTCTGACAACGGTACGGTTGCTGAGCTGGACTTCATGCTAAATTCAGCAGCAGAATGAAGACTATCATCATTAATGCTACTATCCTGATCGTTATTCCAGCCAACCCTAATCGGATTCTCGTCTTTCCCACCTTCCGATTCCTTAAAAACAGAATCTTCATACATTTCGTCACTACAAGATTCCTGTTTTCCATCGTTCAATAAAAGATTAGAGAAAGGACCGGAATCGGAATCGAAATCGCCAATGTCGTTTCCGGTCATCTCTTTAGAAGGCTCTTCAAATTCAAACTTCCCGTTTAAAATGCTTTGCACAGTATCATATTTCAGCTTGCAACGTTCCAATTTCTTGCGCATTCTATACGGGCCTTCAATGGGGCAGAGCTGCCATTCGAGTTCTTGGcttgaaaaggatttgggcaTTGAGAATATCCCTTGTTCGTGTATGAGTTGTTGAAGATGTGTTTGCCACTCACTTTCAGCATGGAGCACCCATCCATATTTATCTTGTCGAACAACTCTAAGTTCAGTAGACATTGCATCACGAACCAGTTCAAGAGCAATTCTCCTTTCATTGACTTGCTCCCAATGTCTTTGGTCCAATTTCATTGAATCCCTTGACTTTCTACCAATCTCTTTCTTTCGTCTCCCATCCATACCTTTGATCCGAACACCCGGGAACTTAACCGATCCAGCAACATACTGAACCCACATGATTGCAGCACATTGTTCCAAGGTTTTATTAACAATCAGTTCAGACATATGAAGCCAGTCAAAGAAGATAGACAGGCTTCCAGTAAGTAGCAAATCAAACCCACCATGTAATATATCCAAAACAGGTCCTTGATTGGGTTTGGAGACAAGAAGATCCTCAAGTGCAGCTCTTCTGTGAACAAGAAGATGTTTCAGGATGTCCACTGCTAAGCTCTGTGCATTAGGTCTTTGATCATGTAGAAGCGAGATCAGGTTTATACAAAGACAGCAGATTAGATCGGTGTCAAGATTACTAGGGCAAAAGATGATTCTGCTATGAGCAATGAGCAACTGTAGAACCGTGCATATATCTATCACCCCATCTTCTTCTGACACATGTGGGACCAACCTTTTCTTGGGTTCGATCTGCAAACCGAGTCTTGAAAGAAACTCATCTTCTCCAACTGATATCAAGAAAGAAGGAAGGAAACAGTACATGGTGATTCGGTTCATGTTTTTGAAAACCGAGTGTACGTAtgcatcgagttgttttgttccTCTTGTGATGGATAAAATCCCTTTTCCAACCGGAGGTGCTTGTTCGACTCTGCCATCTTTATTTGCCAGCTGTAACATGGACAACAGGAACTCAAGTGTTTTCAATACAGCAGCAGGCTGAGGGAAAGCACCCATGTATACACGGTCAACTATCATGTAACATAACGCGTCTAGATTCAATGACCATCGGTTTTTATCGAGTTTTTTctcgtcttcttcatcatcaCGTAAGAGGCGTCTTTCTAGAAAGTTCATGAGTCTTGTGAGGCATAACCCTTGGAATACCAAAACGGTTTCTGCATCAACATATAAAGGAACAGTTTCCAGAATGCTTTCGATAACAGGTGTCGCTTTTATGTTCTCAGTTACAAAATCAGCAAGAACTTCTGAAATGAAGTCTAGCACAGCGGTTGCTCCAACAGAACACGGGCCACCACCATAACCGGAATCATCCACATCAAGAAGCAGCTTCGGATGGACTGTGAAAATTGTATTTGAAATGTTTGGGATTTGTGGGGACCATCTAAAGTCTGGAGTTGAATCGAATTCAGTGAGGGATAAAGAGGAGGAGTCCATGGAAGGAGAGGCGAGTGGTTGATATTGAGATTTTAAGTCATTGGAGCTTCCAAGCCAAGATGGCAAACCAAGAACCTGTGATGGAGAGTTGAGTGACTGAAACCTGGAAGTGGATCTTTCAGATAAGATTGGAGAATCGTATATGCTTAAAGATGGTGAGCCTGGTGAACCAGTTGGGTGAACAGAGACTGGAGTGATTTTCAGATCATGGAAATTGAACTGCTTGCTGTCGATAACAGATGGCTGATCAACTGGTTCGGAATCTGAACTCGGAATCTGTGATTCCAAAGTCATGATCAGCTCTGTTTTATTTCCAATTCCATCCATATTGTCTGCGACAGCAGGAACATCTTCAGAGCTTGCACTCACTGGAGGGAAGCTTCTCATGCTGATGGAAGTCTTAACAGAGCCTTCCGCCTCTTCAACATCATTTATATTTTTCTCTTCTGCCTTTATCGACATCTCCTTCGCCATCATCACACCATGAGCAGCcctaaaaaaccaaaaaaaaaaaaaaaaaattagcagacgaagaaaaaaaaatctttactAGACAAACAGGAAGGAGAAAAAAGTATATGACCTGACACAGGAGAAATAAAGATCCACACAGCTCTCAATGAATTCAGCTCGTCTACATACAGCAGAAAAAGCAGGACACATTTTGGCTAAATCCACCATGAATCTAAGAACAGATGCTGTAGCAGCAGGAGCAGAAGCTTCTCCACCCATAAGACGTGCTGCATAAGTTTTATGCATCAGAGCTTCACCCTGAAGCTCTCCAGTCATTTCTGCATTTCCTTCCACAAGGTCTGCAACAAGCCCACCACCAACCTGATTCAGATTCCCACTTCCATACGCCAGCATTGTCTGGGCAGACAACCTGTCAAATGTCGATTTCGCCATTGCAATTACAGAATCCAAAAGCTCTAAGAAGTTTAGTTGTACATTACTTCCATCACTCGGCATAAGGGCATGAAAGTCCAGCATGCGAACTTCAGGTAATCTTGGATACACTGGCTTCCCGAATATCAGACAAAACAAGACGTAATATATATCAGGGGAATCATAGAAACTAGGGAGCACCCTCATTAGACCTTGATACCCTCCACTTGTTCTGAATTTGAGAGCGAAAGTAGGTGAAGAGGTGAGACACACACCAAGAAGAGTCATGACCCATTTCATACTGGTGGGATGAACAGCTTCATCAAGAAAATAAGTCACCAACTTTGAAGACACGATCTTATGCCATTGTTCAAGAAGCTCTTCTGATGAGATTGTGACCAAGAGATCGATTAACATCTCAAGCAGCATGTTTCTAACAATAATATGCTTCCCCATTGCTTCTCTTGATATCTCATTCCGGGATGACAGTTCAGGGGGGTCAAAAGTCATAATCACAAACCTTACAACGTGTTCCAGTTCAGAAATGACGAATCCGTCCTCCAAGATAACTCCTAAAAGGACAACCAGTTTTTCGAGTACAGGAACCTCAACATCACCTCTTTGGAGAGTTACAAGGAGATGTTGAACAAGGTTTATTCTACGCAAAATGGTGAGATTATGATTCCTGTACCAATGCATAGAAACAAGATTTTCAAGAAATCCAAGAAGAGAAATCTGTATTGGAACCTCAGCTGCTACCCATACAGTCCAGTCAAGTAACACGTGTTCAACCATATCTGCATTTGAAAGAACTATGCAATTTGATGTTTCGGGAGGGATATCATTATCATCGAGTTCAGACATACGACTGAAACTATCTTTTTGTAAAGAAAAATCATCCATATCCTCATGAGAACTAGCTGAAGAAATTTCATCGCGGAACTTCGATGATGACAGGTTTAGGTCATCAAATTCATTCAGGGTGACTGAAGGTGACAGATTATGCTGAGTTTCTTCCAACTTTTTGGGTTCAGGAAAAGAAGCCTCACAAGCAGCAATTTGGAAAAAGATCTCGAGTGATCGCATGTCAAACAGAGACATTCTGGAATGTAAAAAGAGAGCTAGCAAGTGATACCCTCTACATGCTTGCATGTCTCTAACATTTTGTGGATTTTGATTAAGTGCACAAGCAAGGAGAGTCAATGCCATTTGCAGCATGTCACTGGTTTCTGCTACTTCAACAAGAGCTAACACAACAGATATTCCACCAATGGGACGCACAGTTTCACCAATTACACAATGCTTACagacataaacatcaccatgaaGACGTCCAAACCGTGGTATGCCTgatggaaaattaaaaaaaaaaaaagattctaGTTCAGAAAAGAAACAGCCCCGAAGgtgtataataaataaataatatgaatGTTAAAAAGAAGTTGACCTCCAATAGGAGAAGCAGCTGCTGACAGGGGATCAACTAAATTGAGCATTGACAAAGTTCCGGAAGCTGGAAAGGCTTCTGTTGATGTTCCATCAAATGCAAATATGAGTTTCCTTCCAGAGAGCTGAAGCGCGAGGTTCCCTAATCTTTCAAAATCCCAAACCATTCCACTACGATCTGTCTTAGAACTTCCTTGCTTATTTGCAGCACTCTCAGGCCTCTGAATGTTGGAAACCAATGCCAAATCGGTTTCCAAAGAGTCTAAAATGGCCATACTACCCCCACGACAAGCCTGGCTAGGGACAAACTGAAGAAGATTTGTGTCTTGAAAAAGTCCCCTGTACCCTCGGCCCaaaatatacataaaatataTGGAACCAGGTGTCAATACTTCTTCAAACAGATAGCAAGATCGTAGCTTCCATGACAAATCACTGACCCTTGAGAAGGTTAGAGGTGTCCCAATTGTTACCTGTAGGGACTTACCAGCAGGAGAGAGGGAATACCCTAGTCTCCCTGTGTGTCTAAGCTTCCCATTAAGATACACGTATGCAACACTGGCTTGAAATAGTCCAGCCAAAGCATTTGGTTTGCTGTGTACCACTGCAAGGTGATGCCATTGGTCTTCATTAACATCTAACCCTGAAAAAGACAATGAAGATGAATTGCTGGTTGCAAGGGTTAATATTCCATCTTCTTGAAGACAGATCTCTGCATAAAATGTATCACCACCATCTGTTGCACCAACTGAGAACAACCGTAGAACTTGTGGGCCCGTGGTACTTGTATTCCTTTTGGAAAATACGGTATTTGAAGATTCAACATCTTTTGAATTTGATTTCAGGAAATTGTGATGTTGAAACCAACACACGAATGAATAGCCTGCAGCAGGAGGCCATGATCTTTCTCCTAATGACACGTGAATCGATGCATATCCGATCTTTCTCATGTCCATTTCTATAAATGGTGCAAGGGGAACGTTTTCTGAAGCCGTATCTTGCATCACAACTATTCTTTCCATCATATCAACAAGAATATGACCAGGATTCCTCTGTCTCATTTGCAGAAGACATCTGATAATCATTCTAAGTTCTGCTGTTGATAACCTGTAAGCCCCGAGTACTTCAATAATCTTTAAAGCATGGGAAAGTAGAGAGGATGAACCCGAAAGGAAAGGATATATTGTCTCCAAAAGAAGCTCCACACAAcctgaaaaaaaaacacaacGCAAAGATAAGATGCGGATTGCTTCTTCTAACAGCTTCTAAAACATGTAGAGAGAGTTAATTACTTACCAGCAGATGTTAGGTTTTCTTGATTAAAAGGTCCAGCTGAAGCAAGCTCTTCGATAAGTTTCAGCAACTCCAGCTGTAATTTTGGAGTAAAGAGCAACAATGAACGAATGAGGACCTTCAAAGCACCAGCATTATATATCCGCTCTTTATCAGGAAGAAACAAGCCTGATTGAGTAATGACAGAAAAAGCAGCAGAAGAACTTGCAAGAGCATTTGATGATGTGGCAGTTTCTGGTGTTGAAAATGGCGGGAGTATAATCTCAAGTGCAAGTTCAAGGAGTAATTGAATTACTTGTCTTTCACACTCCACACAAATCAAGCCAGACTCGGATAAAAGATCATAGAAAGTGTGTGAAGATATAATTGTATTTAACTTTTCCCTGTTGACAGCATTATTGCACACACCAGCTGTTGTTACACGCAATAAATATGTGAAAACTTTCATGCAAACTGGTAGAAGAGATGGCTCAATCAGCCCTTTATCTCCCTGGAAACTATGAAGTGTTGTTAGAAGAAGAGAAAACCCAGTGGCTTCACCAAATACTCTCTGAGCAGAACTGTTAGCTCCTAAAACCCTCCATAAAGCTCCAAAAACATCACATTTTGCATCATATTGAAGGCGATATTGAGATCCTAAAGAACTGGTAACCATCCCACTCTTTGATACTTCAACCAGCATGCTCAGTTCCTCTGAATGAACCTAATCAATATACAACTTTTGGTCAATAAGAAACTTAACAAAAGATTAAAGGTTGGAAAAGTATGCAAAGATTAGATTTAGATTTAGCCTACCTGTGAAGAATCTTcaatgattaaacatgatatgaCACGAAGGACACCTGGACGATGGATATCAGACACCAAAAATGGTAGAGCAGTAGTTACACCATTAGCAGCCCGGAATGTTACTTGATTCTGTTCTGCTTTCTTCAGTAAATAGAACAAACAATTCCAAGAAGCTGAGATCGTGCCTTCTGCTTCAAAAAGTGAGAGCTTTCCAGAACTAGAACCCAATAATCTTGGAGATGAAATAATCGCGTCTTTACTGTGTAAATGTTTCTTGAAGCTGCTGGAGTTTGACTTTTTTTCCAGGTCATCAGTGTTACCATTGTGTTGCTCTGGACCCAATAGAAACTTGTGCTGTTTCAGATCATCTAATAAAACTTCCAGCACACCAACTTCTCGCAATACCCTTTTGTACTGTTGATCAAAGGATAATAGCTTTATAAAGAATGATAGGATTGTGTGCTTCAATTCGGATGATatgtgttgttgcaataaacAGCAAAGTGCTAGCAGTTCTTGTTCAGGTATGCAGTTAACAACAGTCACTGCATATTCAAGAATCTTAAGGATGATTTCTTGTAAAGAAGGAGGGAAGCCACCCATGTTCAGGATCAACAAGGGCACTGTTCGTAACTGCTGACACAGCATGTAGTTCTCGAGATGACTTGAGAAAATCTTAAACATTCTGTTGAGCACTTCAGCCTGAAGCTCCCTACTATCTGCTTTGAGAAAAATGTCTTGTAACACTTGTATGGCATCAATATCTTTGACTTTATAATTGTCCTTTTCCCACCCATCATCTGGAAACCGATCAGAAGACGATGTTTGTTTACTGCGATtaccctttgacccggtcaacgcTGTGTCAGGTGGACCTGTTTGAGCTAGATTGACAAGAACATCAAGCAATCTAGACAGAGTGGGTGAGAGGCCTTCTGATGAGGTGTCACCTCTTCCCTTTACATCTTGCATTTCTGAGTCACTAGTTCTCGTTAACCCTTCTGAAGAAGAAATGTGTTCAAAGTCCTGAACTTTTGAAAGAACTAATGCAAACTGAACAAGGTATTGGTATCCATGAGCATTACGAACATCCTCCCTCAGTCTGATATCACCAGCCTCTACAGAAGCCATGATAAAACTGTTAAATTCAGTGCTGAATGaacttttttataaataatagtaATCAATGTCCAAGTAGGAAACAGAGAAAGCAACTGACCAGGTCTATAAGACAATTCTATGCATTCAAGCAACAAGTCCACAATTCCCATTGTATATGCAGGGTCTCCAGTTTCAGGCTTGAAGTCCCTCACAGCAATTAGCAGTACTTTTATCTGCATTTAATTTATAACTTTATCAGAATTTTCATACGCTATGATGATCTTGAAGGGTGGCTGCTGTACTATAGAAATGAGATCATTACCAGCTGATGCCTCCTTATGTACTTGGTGGTGCTTCCATTGTCATTAGCCATAAGAAGACCAAGAATCTGGATAACAGAGTAAGATAAAGAACAGTTAAATTTCCTCTTACATAACATCTGTCAGCATATGAATGGCTACACTAAGTGATAAGGTTGAAATGTCACCTGCATTGCATGTCTATGGAGCTGAATACTGTGCAAGGGAACAAGACCTTCCTTATATCttgaaaataaaattaaagatCCATTGGCAACCATCTCAAAGAGTAATTGAAGTGACTTGTCTTCAATTAAACTCTGAGCAGCTGCAGGATGGCTTGCCAATGCCTTCATAATATGCACAACACTGCCTTCTACCTTCAAAGATAAAAGCAAGCATTAGCAAAAGAGTGAGTTACAACTCTAAAAGATATCTGCAAAAGTGATGACACATATGGATATGGTATACCTCAAGGCGTCGATCTGGACCTGGGCTATCCATGGCTTCTGGTTCCTCTTCAACGGATGTTACCTTTTGCCTTGTATTTCTTCCATCAGGACCCAAAAGGGCATTGAGAATATAAATCAGACAACATAAGATCCCAGAATCAAGGAGAGATTGTTTATCAATAGGCTGCCAACAACATACACGGGTGGGTCCATTATTTAAAATAAAGATTTataccaaaaatccaaaaaagaaAATAGAGATTTTAATGATTGTTATGCAACTAAAAGAAATTATTAGGTTGAGAATGTACCCCGGATACAAGAAATTCCACTGCCTGCAAAAGATTTGAGCCAGGCTGAATTCCATCCTACAGAGATAGAGACAGAAATATTAGTGCATATTGAAAAGGCTGATAACTCAATTTAAGTGAGAGTAAGCAAAAGATGTAAGAGATAAAGAGATGGATTTGAAAGGATACCTCTGTGACCTCC includes these proteins:
- the LOC111901065 gene encoding protein SPIRRIG; this translates as MKWVSLLKDFKEKVGLTAPASAASSPSSSTSLSPFYPDNNNNATSSSPNYFSSSSSRDKYELELDFKRHWEEFRSSSSEKEKEKALNMTIDVFCRFVKQHSNVAQLITMLVETHIFSFVVGRAFVTDIEKLKLSSKARMLEIESLMGYFLEVTEDGIQPGSNLLQAVEFLVSGPIDKQSLLDSGILCCLIYILNALLGPDGRNTRQKVTSVEEEPEAMDSPGPDRRLEVEGSVVHIMKALASHPAAAQSLIEDKSLQLLFEMVANGSLILFSRYKEGLVPLHSIQLHRHAMQILGLLMANDNGSTTKYIRRHQLIKVLLIAVRDFKPETGDPAYTMGIVDLLLECIELSYRPEAGDIRLREDVRNAHGYQYLVQFALVLSKVQDFEHISSSEGLTRTSDSEMQDVKGRGDTSSEGLSPTLSRLLDVLVNLAQTGPPDTALTGSKGNRSKQTSSSDRFPDDGWEKDNYKVKDIDAIQVLQDIFLKADSRELQAEVLNRMFKIFSSHLENYMLCQQLRTVPLLILNMGGFPPSLQEIILKILEYAVTVVNCIPEQELLALCCLLQQHISSELKHTILSFFIKLLSFDQQYKRVLREVGVLEVLLDDLKQHKFLLGPEQHNGNTDDLEKKSNSSSFKKHLHSKDAIISSPRLLGSSSGKLSLFEAEGTISASWNCLFYLLKKAEQNQVTFRAANGVTTALPFLVSDIHRPGVLRVISCLIIEDSSQVHSEELSMLVEVSKSGMVTSSLGSQYRLQYDAKCDVFGALWRVLGANSSAQRVFGEATGFSLLLTTLHSFQGDKGLIEPSLLPVCMKVFTYLLRVTTAGVCNNAVNREKLNTIISSHTFYDLLSESGLICVECERQVIQLLLELALEIILPPFSTPETATSSNALASSSAAFSVITQSGLFLPDKERIYNAGALKVLIRSLLLFTPKLQLELLKLIEELASAGPFNQENLTSAGCVELLLETIYPFLSGSSSLLSHALKIIEVLGAYRLSTAELRMIIRCLLQMRQRNPGHILVDMMERIVVMQDTASENVPLAPFIEMDMRKIGYASIHVSLGERSWPPAAGYSFVCWFQHHNFLKSNSKDVESSNTVFSKRNTSTTGPQVLRLFSVGATDGGDTFYAEICLQEDGILTLATSNSSSLSFSGLDVNEDQWHHLAVVHSKPNALAGLFQASVAYVYLNGKLRHTGRLGYSLSPAGKSLQVTIGTPLTFSRVSDLSWKLRSCYLFEEVLTPGSIYFMYILGRGYRGLFQDTNLLQFVPSQACRGGSMAILDSLETDLALVSNIQRPESAANKQGSSKTDRSGMVWDFERLGNLALQLSGRKLIFAFDGTSTEAFPASGTLSMLNLVDPLSAAASPIGGIPRFGRLHGDVYVCKHCVIGETVRPIGGISVVLALVEVAETSDMLQMALTLLACALNQNPQNVRDMQACRGYHLLALFLHSRMSLFDMRSLEIFFQIAACEASFPEPKKLEETQHNLSPSVTLNEFDDLNLSSSKFRDEISSASSHEDMDDFSLQKDSFSRMSELDDNDIPPETSNCIVLSNADMVEHVLLDWTVWVAAEVPIQISLLGFLENLVSMHWYRNHNLTILRRINLVQHLLVTLQRGDVEVPVLEKLVVLLGVILEDGFVISELEHVVRFVIMTFDPPELSSRNEISREAMGKHIIVRNMLLEMLIDLLVTISSEELLEQWHKIVSSKLVTYFLDEAVHPTSMKWVMTLLGVCLTSSPTFALKFRTSGGYQGLMRVLPSFYDSPDIYYVLFCLIFGKPVYPRLPEVRMLDFHALMPSDGSNVQLNFLELLDSVIAMAKSTFDRLSAQTMLAYGSGNLNQVGGGLVADLVEGNAEMTGELQGEALMHKTYAARLMGGEASAPAATASVLRFMVDLAKMCPAFSAVCRRAEFIESCVDLYFSCVRAAHGVMMAKEMSIKAEEKNINDVEEAEGSVKTSISMRSFPPVSASSEDVPAVADNMDGIGNKTELIMTLESQIPSSDSEPVDQPSVIDSKQFNFHDLKITPVSVHPTGSPGSPSLSIYDSPILSERSTSRFQSLNSPSQVLGLPSWLGSSNDLKSQYQPLASPSMDSSSLSLTEFDSTPDFRWSPQIPNISNTIFTVHPKLLLDVDDSGYGGGPCSVGATAVLDFISEVLADFVTENIKATPVIESILETVPLYVDAETVLVFQGLCLTRLMNFLERRLLRDDEEDEKKLDKNRWSLNLDALCYMIVDRVYMGAFPQPAAVLKTLEFLLSMLQLANKDGRVEQAPPVGKGILSITRGTKQLDAYVHSVFKNMNRITMYCFLPSFLISVGEDEFLSRLGLQIEPKKRLVPHVSEEDGVIDICTVLQLLIAHSRIIFCPSNLDTDLICCLCINLISLLHDQRPNAQSLAVDILKHLLVHRRAALEDLLVSKPNQGPVLDILHGGFDLLLTGSLSIFFDWLHMSELIVNKTLEQCAAIMWVQYVAGSVKFPGVRIKGMDGRRKKEIGRKSRDSMKLDQRHWEQVNERRIALELVRDAMSTELRVVRQDKYGWVLHAESEWQTHLQQLIHEQGIFSMPKSFSSQELEWQLCPIEGPYRMRKKLERCKLKYDTVQSILNGKFEFEEPSKEMTGNDIGDFDSDSGPFSNLLLNDGKQESCSDEMYEDSVFKESEGGKDENPIRVGWNNDQDSSINDDSLHSAAEFSMKSSSATVPLSESIQEKSVVSSPKKSASMRFDEVKGTEDKVDKESSNNGEYLIRPYLEHTEKIKFRYNCERVVGLDKHDGIFLIGELCLYVIENFYIDKSGCICEKECEDELSVIDQALGVTKDFSVSMDSQSKLTSSWAVKAHTGGRAWAYNGGAWGKEKVTNSGNVPHLWRMWKLNSVHEILKRDYQLRPVAVEIFSMDGCNDLLVFHKKEREEVYKNLSAMNLPRNSMLDTTISGVAKQESAFKIMAKSFCKRWQNGEISNFQYLMHLNTLAGRGYSDLTQYPVFPWVLSDYESENLDLTDEKSFRKLDKPMGCQTEEGEDEFKKRYESWDDPEIPKFHYGSHYSSAGIVLFYLLRLPPFSTENQKLQGGQFDHADRLFNSVKDTWSSAAGRGNTSDVKELIPEFFYMPEFLENRFDLDLGEKQSGEKVGDVVLPPWAKGSAREFIRKHREALESDYVSENLHHWIDLIFGYKQRGKAAEEAVNVFYHYTYEGSVDIDAVTEPAMKASILAQINHFGQTPKQIFQRAHVKRKKDRKPPINPLKHSNYLVPHEIRKSASSIAQIVTSNDKILMVGPNNLLKPRTYANYVAWGFPDRSLRYISYDQDKLLSTHENLHGGNQIRCASASHDGQVLVTGADDGLVSVWRVGTHPGFRAPRSLHLEKSLSAHTDKITCLHICQPYMVILSGSDDCSVIIWDLSSLVFIRQLPEFSSPVSAIYMNELTGDIVTAAGIMLAVWSVNGDCLAVVNTSQLPSDFIVSVTTCTFSDWQETNWFVSGHQSGAVKVWQMVHNSSEVFETPHSKHFATNLSFGFGLEKVPEYTLVLRKVLRGHKHSVTALHLTGDLKQLLSGDSGGHLISWTLPDESLRNSIRRG